The Gemmatimonadota bacterium genome window below encodes:
- a CDS encoding dipeptidase — protein sequence MNVRDNRAFGFPRAGVLALCLAGCGAGDTEAGVDGGDELIELARGIHERVITIDTHDDISVANFTAERNYTMDLPTQVTLPKMRAGGLDVGWFVVYTGQGPLTEEGYAAAYRNAVDKFDAIHWMAEELAPEEIEIALTSEDVRRIAASGKLVAMIGVENAYPLGTDLGRIEEFHSRGARYMSLAHTGPSQFSDAHSGEPFGEYVYDGLSEMGRAAVVEMNRLGIMIDISHPSKESILQTLELSRAPVVASHSGARAVSDVTRNLDDELLDAVADNGGVVQAVALRRFVHTDKTQARTDALNRVQAQLAEEMEFSTLPRNEVIGLPTAEREEYRMRMAELRAAALERLGDSVPPDVDVADFVDHIDYMVERIGLEHVGISSDFDGGGGVGGWEDASETFNVTFELVRRGYSEEEISMLWGGNLLRVLDEVQAVARRIQAEEG from the coding sequence ATGAACGTTCGGGACAATCGCGCTTTCGGCTTTCCTCGCGCCGGGGTGCTGGCGCTTTGCCTTGCCGGTTGCGGCGCCGGCGACACCGAAGCCGGGGTCGACGGTGGCGACGAGCTGATCGAGCTGGCCAGGGGGATCCACGAGCGGGTGATCACCATCGACACACACGACGACATCAGCGTCGCCAACTTCACCGCCGAGCGCAACTACACGATGGACCTGCCGACGCAGGTCACGCTGCCCAAGATGAGGGCTGGAGGACTCGACGTCGGCTGGTTCGTGGTCTATACCGGTCAAGGACCGCTCACCGAGGAGGGATACGCGGCGGCCTACCGGAACGCCGTCGACAAGTTCGACGCCATCCACTGGATGGCCGAGGAGCTCGCTCCCGAAGAGATCGAGATCGCGCTGACCTCGGAGGACGTGCGCCGGATCGCGGCGTCGGGCAAGCTGGTGGCGATGATCGGGGTCGAGAACGCCTACCCGCTGGGGACCGATCTCGGGCGGATCGAGGAGTTCCACTCGCGAGGAGCCCGCTACATGTCGCTGGCGCACACCGGTCCCAGCCAGTTTTCGGACGCCCACTCGGGCGAGCCCTTCGGCGAGTACGTCTACGACGGTCTGAGCGAGATGGGGCGCGCGGCGGTCGTCGAGATGAACCGTCTCGGCATCATGATCGACATTTCGCACCCTTCCAAGGAGTCGATCCTCCAGACCCTGGAACTGAGCCGGGCGCCGGTGGTCGCTTCCCACTCGGGTGCGCGTGCCGTCAGCGACGTGACTCGCAATCTCGACGACGAACTTCTCGACGCGGTCGCCGATAACGGCGGCGTGGTGCAGGCGGTGGCGCTCAGGCGGTTCGTCCACACGGACAAGACGCAGGCGCGAACCGACGCGCTCAACCGGGTTCAGGCCCAGCTGGCGGAGGAGATGGAGTTTTCCACCTTGCCGCGGAACGAGGTCATAGGGCTTCCCACCGCCGAGCGGGAAGAGTATCGGATGCGCATGGCCGAACTGCGGGCTGCGGCTTTGGAACGGCTGGGCGACTCCGTTCCGCCGGACGTGGACGTGGCCGACTTCGTGGACCACATCGACTACATGGTCGAGCGTATCGGACTCGAACACGTCGGGATCAGCTCGGACTTCGACGGCGGCGGCGGCGTCGGCGGCTGGGAGGACGCCTCCGAGACCTTCAACGTAACCTTCGAGCTGGTGCGTCGCGGATACTCCGAGGAAGAGATCTCCATGCTCTGGGGCGGCAATCTTTTGAGGGTGCTCGACGAGGTGCAGGCGGTGGCTCGGCGGATCCAGGCCGAGGAAGGGTAG
- a CDS encoding redoxin domain-containing protein, giving the protein MRRTLFALLLLVTVAAGAERSRAQDTSSLIEVGEVAPDFELAGATRHGVLADPVRLSDYRGETVVLAFFFRVRTPG; this is encoded by the coding sequence ATGAGACGCACACTCTTCGCACTCCTCCTTCTCGTGACCGTCGCCGCAGGCGCCGAGCGCAGCCGCGCGCAGGACACCTCCTCCCTCATCGAGGTCGGCGAGGTGGCGCCCGACTTCGAGCTTGCCGGCGCGACGCGCCACGGAGTCCTCGCCGATCCGGTCAGGCTTTCGGATTACCGGGGCGAAACCGTCGTGCTCGCATTCTTCTTCCGCGTACGAACGCCTGGGTGA
- a CDS encoding redoxin domain-containing protein: MTAYRDQYASIFNEGRNVVLIGISNDSVEALGSWLKDDDFPFLMASDPTSSTFSAFGGTPRDNGMVGSRGVIVIGPDGRVADVVERFNQNDPMAYEALAQVIDRVTPETG; the protein is encoded by the coding sequence ATGACGGCGTACCGTGATCAGTACGCGAGCATTTTCAACGAGGGCCGCAACGTGGTCCTCATCGGCATCTCCAACGATTCCGTCGAGGCCTTGGGCTCCTGGCTGAAGGACGACGACTTCCCCTTCCTGATGGCGAGCGATCCGACCTCCTCGACCTTCTCGGCGTTCGGCGGAACGCCCCGAGACAACGGCATGGTCGGAAGCCGGGGCGTGATCGTGATCGGTCCCGACGGACGGGTCGCCGACGTGGTAGAGCGGTTCAACCAGAACGACCCGATGGCCTACGAAGCGCTGGCGCAGGTGATCGACCGAGTCACTCCAGAGACCGGGTAG